A part of Bubalus bubalis isolate 160015118507 breed Murrah chromosome 6, NDDB_SH_1, whole genome shotgun sequence genomic DNA contains:
- the LOC112585490 gene encoding olfactory receptor 12-like, whose protein sequence is MSPYGNGNLSAMPLQKFVLDGFQTQVLLFALFLALYVVAILGNLTMIVVITLDARLHSPMYFFLKNLSFVDLCYSSVIYPKALANILSSSKVITFAGCATQFFLFSMVGTTEAFLLAVMAYDRFVAICSPLCYPISMRPSVCACLVLGTYCGGCVNSVLQTSFTFSLPFCSSNRIDHFFCDVLPLLKLACADTTINELVMFGLCGLITVGTILVILTSYGYITVTILKMRSGRGRHKLFSTCSSHLTAVSIYYGTVFVMYVQPGAVESMEQGKVVSVFYTLVIPMLNPLIYSLRNKEVKDALWRLGQKHTAT, encoded by the coding sequence ATGTCACCCTATGGAAATGGAAACCTTTCAGCGATGCCTTTGCAGAAGTTTGTACTGGATGGATTTCAGACCCAGGTCCTGCTGTTTGCTCTGTTCCTGGCCCTGTACGTGGTGGCCATCCTGGGGAACCTCACCATGATCGTGGTCATCACCCTGGATGCCCGTCTGCACTCCccaatgtacttcttcctcaagaACCTCTCCTTTGTGGACTTGTGCTACTCATCTGTCATCTACCCCAAAGCCCTGGCCAACATCCTGTCTTCCTCCAAGGTTATCACCTTTGCAGGATGTGCCACTcaattcttcctcttctccatggTGGGCACCACTGAGGCATTCCTCTTGgccgtgatggcctatgaccgcttcgTGGCCATCTGTAGCCCCCTGTGCTACCCCATCTCCATGCGCCCCTCGGTGTGTGCCTGCCtggtattgggcacctactgtggGGGCTGTGTCAACTCCGTTCTTCAGACCAGCTTCACATTCAGCCTCCCATTCTGCAGCTCCAACCGCATcgaccacttcttctgtgatgtgCTTCCCTTACTTAAGCTTGCCTGTGCTGACACTACCATCAATGAGCTGGTCATGTTTGGCCTTTGTGGGCTCATAACTGTGGGCACCATACTTGTGATCCTCACCTCCTATGGCTACATCACAGTGACCATCCTGAAGATGCGATCAGGAAGAGGGAGACACAAGCTCTTCTCCACCTGCAGCTCCCACTTGACAGCTGTGTCCATCTATTATGGGACAGTTTTTGTCATGTATGTCCAGCCAGGAGCTGTGGAGTCCATGGAGCAGGGCAAGGTGGTTTCTGTCTTCTACACCCTGGTCATCCCGATGCTCAACCCCCTCATCTACAGTCTGAGAAACAAGGAGGTGAAGGATGCCCTGTGGAGACTGGGCCAGAAGCACACAGCCACGTGA